One window of Methanothermobacter thermautotrophicus genomic DNA carries:
- the mch gene encoding methenyltetrahydromethanopterin cyclohydrolase, producing the protein MVSVNLEAKKIVDRMIERADDLKINVDKLENGSTVIDCGVNVDGSIKAGELYTGVCLGGLADVGISIPGDLSERFALPSVKIKTDFPAVSTLGAQKAGWSVSVGDFFALGSGPARALSLKPAETYEEIGYRDDADIAILTLEADKLPGEDVTDMIAEECDVAAENVYVLVAPTSSLVGSIQISGRVVENGTYKMLEALHFDVNKVRYAAGIAPIAPVDPDSLKAMGKTNDAVLFGGRTYYYIESEEGDDIKSLAENLPSSASEGYGKPFYDIFREADYDFYKIDKGMFAPAEVVINDLRTGEVFRAGFVNEELLMKSFGL; encoded by the coding sequence ATGGTAAGTGTAAACCTTGAGGCAAAGAAGATAGTCGACAGAATGATTGAAAGGGCAGACGACCTTAAAATAAATGTTGATAAACTTGAAAATGGTTCAACAGTCATCGACTGCGGAGTTAACGTTGACGGAAGCATCAAGGCGGGTGAACTCTACACAGGGGTCTGCCTCGGAGGACTTGCAGATGTGGGGATCTCCATACCCGGCGACCTTTCAGAGAGGTTCGCACTTCCATCCGTTAAGATAAAAACAGACTTCCCGGCAGTATCAACACTTGGAGCCCAGAAGGCTGGATGGTCTGTCAGTGTGGGTGACTTCTTTGCACTGGGCTCTGGACCTGCAAGGGCCCTCTCACTGAAACCCGCAGAGACCTATGAGGAGATAGGATACAGGGATGATGCAGATATTGCAATACTCACCCTTGAGGCAGACAAGCTTCCCGGTGAGGATGTCACAGACATGATTGCAGAGGAGTGTGATGTGGCAGCAGAGAACGTCTACGTCCTGGTTGCCCCAACATCCTCCCTGGTTGGTTCAATACAGATTTCAGGTCGTGTAGTCGAGAATGGTACCTACAAGATGCTGGAGGCACTCCACTTCGATGTTAACAAGGTCAGATATGCTGCGGGTATAGCTCCGATAGCCCCGGTTGACCCTGACAGCCTCAAGGCCATGGGTAAAACCAATGACGCGGTCCTCTTCGGTGGAAGAACCTACTACTACATAGAATCTGAGGAAGGAGATGACATAAAATCCCTGGCAGAGAACCTACCATCCTCGGCCTCTGAGGGCTATGGTAAACCCTTCTATGACATCTTCAGGGAGGCCGACTACGACTTCTACAAGATAGACAAGGGAATGTTTGCACCTGCAGAGGTCGTTATAAATGACCTGAGGACAGGTGAAGTCTTCAGGGCAGGATTTGTCAATGAAGAGCTACTCATGAAATCCTTCGGACTTTAA
- a CDS encoding valine--tRNA ligase, whose translation MTDNQIPKDYNHKNEVKWQKKWQEEDIYRFIGSGTKPRYIIDTPPPYPTGSIHMGHVLNWVYMDIIARFKRMRGFDVLFPQGWDCHGLPTEVKVEETHNIKKSDVSREEFRRLCVELTQENIRMMKEQMQRLGFSQDWNHEFVTMTPEYMRRTQLSFLRMYQDGLIYQGVHPVNWCPRCETAIAFAEVEYVENETNLNYVRFPVEGADEHITIATTRPELMAACVAVVVHPDDDRFRKFEDKLIEVPLFGQKVKLIKDPEVDPEFGTGAVMVCTFGDKTDVSWVNRHGLDVIEAIDERGYMTESAGKYRGLTIAECKEKIVEDLEREGFLLKKEPVKQNVGTCWRCKTPIEILVKKQWFVAVKKLIPQVREAAEEMKWVPEHMKTRLLNWTGSMDWDWCISRQRIFATPIPVWYCSECGRVHVADEEMLPVDPTRDEPGITCECGSTEFIGEEDVLDTWMDSSISPLSVAGWPDESYRELFPADLRPQGHDIIRTWAFYTILRCMALTGDKPFSEIVINGMVFGEDGHKMSKSRGNVIAPEEVLEDYGADALRLWAAGSVPGSDVPFAWKDVKYGYKFLRKFWNAFRFISIHLKENPEVEARPLDRWILSKLMTLVAEVTESLEEYNFAAAVNRVQTFVWHEFCDEYIEAVKYRLYSDEDPESKMAAQNTLRRVLDTCLRLLAPVAPHFTEEVYQHVGDGSIHMRGWPEHIPEIADPEIERSGDLAVEIIGEIRRFKSSSKMPLNAPLRAATLYTDEESAEMIEPFLDDIAGTMNIGDISLVAGRPEITERAVELEPRMERIGPEFRSDAPAIISWLTSADPQEVYEEIQMDGEIEVEGKKLTMDHISFRKEVIGTSGERVDVLNLDEPEVIIEIVR comes from the coding sequence ATGACCGATAATCAGATCCCAAAGGATTACAACCATAAAAACGAGGTTAAATGGCAGAAAAAATGGCAGGAAGAGGACATATACCGCTTCATAGGGTCAGGGACAAAGCCAAGGTACATTATAGACACACCACCACCCTACCCCACAGGCTCAATACACATGGGCCACGTGCTCAACTGGGTCTACATGGACATAATAGCCCGTTTCAAGAGGATGAGGGGCTTTGATGTTCTCTTCCCACAGGGATGGGATTGCCACGGCCTCCCAACTGAGGTCAAGGTCGAGGAGACACATAACATCAAGAAGAGTGATGTTTCACGTGAAGAATTCAGGCGCCTCTGCGTTGAACTCACACAGGAAAACATAAGGATGATGAAGGAGCAGATGCAGCGCCTCGGCTTCAGCCAGGACTGGAACCATGAATTCGTAACCATGACCCCGGAGTACATGAGGAGGACCCAGCTATCATTCCTCCGCATGTACCAGGATGGACTCATATACCAGGGAGTGCACCCTGTGAACTGGTGCCCGAGGTGTGAGACTGCAATAGCCTTCGCAGAGGTCGAATACGTTGAGAATGAGACAAACCTTAACTACGTCCGGTTCCCGGTTGAGGGTGCAGATGAACACATCACAATAGCAACAACAAGGCCAGAGCTCATGGCTGCATGTGTGGCCGTTGTTGTACACCCTGATGATGACAGGTTCAGGAAATTTGAGGACAAACTCATAGAGGTGCCCCTCTTCGGACAGAAGGTTAAACTCATAAAGGACCCTGAAGTGGACCCTGAATTCGGTACAGGGGCAGTTATGGTGTGCACATTCGGTGATAAAACCGACGTGAGCTGGGTCAACCGGCACGGCCTCGACGTGATAGAGGCGATAGATGAAAGGGGGTACATGACAGAGTCCGCAGGTAAATACAGGGGACTTACCATAGCAGAGTGCAAGGAGAAGATAGTGGAGGATCTTGAGCGTGAAGGGTTCCTGTTAAAGAAGGAACCTGTCAAGCAGAACGTTGGAACCTGCTGGAGGTGCAAGACACCCATCGAGATCCTTGTCAAGAAGCAGTGGTTTGTTGCTGTCAAGAAACTAATACCCCAGGTGAGGGAAGCTGCAGAGGAGATGAAATGGGTACCTGAACATATGAAGACAAGGCTACTCAACTGGACGGGTTCAATGGACTGGGACTGGTGCATATCACGTCAGAGGATATTCGCAACACCCATACCTGTCTGGTACTGCAGTGAATGTGGCAGGGTCCACGTGGCAGATGAGGAGATGCTGCCAGTAGACCCCACAAGGGATGAACCAGGAATAACATGTGAATGCGGAAGCACAGAATTCATAGGAGAGGAGGACGTCCTTGACACATGGATGGACAGCTCAATATCACCCCTCTCAGTTGCAGGATGGCCAGATGAGTCCTACAGGGAACTCTTCCCTGCCGATCTGAGACCCCAGGGACATGACATAATCCGTACCTGGGCCTTCTACACAATACTTCGATGCATGGCCCTCACAGGTGATAAACCATTCAGCGAGATAGTTATAAATGGTATGGTATTCGGAGAGGACGGCCACAAGATGAGCAAGTCCCGTGGAAACGTGATAGCACCCGAGGAGGTCCTGGAGGATTACGGTGCAGACGCCCTCAGGTTATGGGCTGCAGGCAGTGTGCCGGGATCAGATGTTCCCTTCGCATGGAAGGACGTGAAGTACGGCTACAAGTTCCTGAGAAAATTCTGGAACGCCTTCAGATTCATAAGCATACACCTCAAAGAGAACCCGGAGGTTGAAGCCAGACCCCTGGACCGCTGGATACTCTCCAAGCTCATGACCCTCGTGGCAGAGGTGACAGAGAGCCTCGAGGAGTACAACTTCGCAGCTGCAGTTAACCGCGTCCAGACCTTCGTCTGGCATGAATTCTGCGATGAATACATTGAGGCAGTTAAATACAGGCTATACTCAGATGAGGATCCTGAGTCAAAGATGGCAGCCCAGAACACCCTCAGGAGGGTACTCGACACATGCCTCAGGCTCCTGGCCCCCGTGGCACCCCACTTCACAGAGGAGGTGTACCAGCACGTGGGGGATGGATCCATCCACATGAGGGGCTGGCCAGAGCACATACCTGAAATCGCTGACCCTGAAATAGAAAGGAGCGGTGACCTTGCAGTCGAAATTATAGGGGAGATCAGGAGGTTCAAGTCATCATCCAAGATGCCCCTCAACGCGCCACTCAGAGCAGCCACACTCTACACCGATGAGGAATCCGCAGAGATGATAGAACCCTTCCTGGATGACATCGCCGGTACAATGAACATAGGTGACATCAGCCTCGTGGCTGGCAGACCAGAGATAACCGAGAGGGCCGTGGAACTGGAGCCAAGGATGGAGAGGATAGGTCCAGAGTTCAGATCCGATGCCCCCGCCATAATATCCTGGCTCACAAGCGCTGATCCCCAGGAGGTCTACGAGGAGATCCAGATGGACGGTGAAATCGAGGTTGAGGGTAAGAAACTCACCATGGATCACATAAGCTTCAGGAAGGAGGTCATCGGAACATCAGGGGAGAGGGTTGATGTTCTGAACCTTGACGAACCAGAGGTCATAATCGAGATAGTGCGCTGA
- the pheT gene encoding phenylalanine--tRNA ligase subunit beta, with protein MPVITFDYDDLKELGIDIDREKLLDVLPMMGSDIEDFDDESIKVEFFPNRPDLLSVEGVARSLRGFLGIEKGMPSYDVHDSGVEVTVDESVLDVRPYLGMAVIEDVSFTDKKLKQVMEFQEDLHWVIGRDRRKVAIGIHDLDQVEPPFLYSGVEPEGVTFTPLDSLCEMTPHEILEEHPKGVSYAHLLRDHDRYPLITDKKGDVLSMPPIINGELTKLTVKTRRILVDVTGTDERAVNQALNIICTSFAEAGGRIGSVRVKRPDGELHLPDLRPGEMRVSVSEASRITGIELDADEVMDLLMKARMDARLISDDEVVAVIPPYRVDILHEVDLIENIAVQHCIGRIEPELPDIATIAEEDSWSRADAFIREVMVGLGFQEVMSLMLTSEESHYHRMRLEEDERVEVAQPISQDRTMIRKSLLNGLLEFFEDNKHEDLPQKIFEVGDVVYIDPESETRTRVVKKLACAVTHSSAGFTEMKSIAAAVVENLGYKFRIEPLEHPSFIDGRCAAIESEGKSSAIRGFFGEVHPEVVTNFNLEYPVIALEIEFKEK; from the coding sequence ATGCCTGTTATAACGTTCGATTATGATGACCTGAAGGAACTGGGCATTGATATTGACAGGGAGAAGCTCCTTGATGTTCTGCCGATGATGGGAAGCGATATAGAGGACTTTGATGATGAGAGCATTAAGGTTGAGTTCTTCCCCAACCGTCCTGACCTGCTCTCGGTTGAGGGTGTTGCAAGGAGCCTCCGGGGATTCCTTGGGATTGAAAAGGGTATGCCCTCCTATGATGTCCATGACTCCGGGGTGGAGGTCACAGTCGATGAGTCTGTACTGGATGTGAGGCCCTACCTTGGAATGGCAGTCATAGAGGATGTCAGTTTCACAGATAAAAAACTTAAGCAGGTGATGGAGTTCCAGGAGGACCTCCACTGGGTCATAGGCAGGGACCGGAGGAAGGTGGCCATAGGCATCCATGACCTTGACCAGGTGGAGCCACCCTTCCTTTACAGTGGCGTTGAACCGGAGGGGGTCACATTCACACCCCTTGACAGCCTTTGTGAGATGACACCCCACGAGATACTTGAGGAGCACCCCAAGGGTGTCAGTTACGCCCACCTCCTCAGGGACCATGACCGCTACCCCCTGATAACAGATAAGAAGGGGGACGTCCTATCCATGCCACCCATAATAAATGGGGAACTCACCAAGTTAACCGTTAAAACCAGAAGGATACTCGTGGATGTCACAGGAACCGATGAGAGGGCCGTCAACCAGGCCCTGAATATCATCTGCACATCCTTTGCAGAGGCGGGTGGAAGGATAGGCTCAGTAAGGGTTAAGCGCCCCGACGGGGAGCTGCACCTACCCGACCTCAGACCGGGTGAGATGAGGGTATCTGTCTCAGAGGCCTCAAGGATAACAGGAATTGAACTTGATGCAGATGAGGTCATGGATCTCCTCATGAAGGCCCGGATGGACGCCCGGCTGATCTCAGATGATGAGGTGGTTGCTGTTATACCCCCATACCGGGTGGATATACTCCATGAGGTTGACCTTATTGAGAACATAGCTGTGCAGCACTGCATCGGGAGGATTGAACCCGAACTTCCTGATATAGCGACCATTGCAGAGGAGGACAGCTGGAGCCGTGCAGACGCATTTATAAGGGAGGTCATGGTGGGCCTTGGATTCCAGGAGGTTATGAGCCTCATGTTAACCAGTGAGGAGAGTCACTACCATAGGATGAGACTTGAGGAGGATGAGAGGGTTGAGGTTGCCCAGCCCATCTCCCAGGACAGGACCATGATCCGCAAGAGCCTCCTTAATGGTCTCCTTGAATTCTTTGAGGACAACAAGCATGAGGACCTGCCCCAGAAGATATTCGAGGTCGGGGATGTGGTGTACATTGACCCTGAATCTGAGACCCGAACCAGGGTCGTGAAGAAGCTTGCATGCGCCGTCACACATTCCAGTGCAGGTTTCACCGAGATGAAGTCCATTGCAGCGGCTGTGGTTGAGAATCTAGGGTACAAGTTCAGGATAGAACCCCTTGAACACCCGTCCTTCATTGATGGAAGGTGTGCGGCCATAGAATCTGAGGGCAAATCCTCAGCTATAAGAGGATTCTTCGGTGAGGTCCACCCAGAGGTTGTAACAAACTTCAACCTGGAATACCCTGTCATTGCCCTTGAAATCGAATTTAAAGAGAAATAA
- a CDS encoding ATP/GTP-binding protein, whose protein sequence is MKKAKETKVVIFGDYDTGKTTTLEQLCDKITKVEYKGTTLALDYGNCIVNGEKIHLFATPGHERFKFMLEIISNGLDAAIIVVDNSRGVTLAEKEIMAELDEKNIPYVVFSNKQDLDDSELEIDFDVEVFPTVATEGSGLMEGLEVLLEKLN, encoded by the coding sequence ATGAAGAAAGCCAAGGAGACAAAGGTTGTAATCTTTGGGGATTATGATACCGGTAAAACAACAACCCTTGAACAGCTCTGTGATAAGATAACCAAGGTGGAATACAAGGGCACAACACTTGCACTTGATTATGGTAACTGCATTGTTAATGGTGAGAAGATACACCTCTTTGCAACACCGGGCCATGAGAGGTTCAAGTTCATGCTTGAGATAATATCAAACGGCCTTGACGCTGCAATAATAGTTGTTGATAACTCAAGGGGCGTCACCCTGGCGGAGAAGGAGATAATGGCTGAACTTGATGAGAAAAACATACCCTATGTTGTATTCTCAAATAAACAGGACCTTGATGATTCTGAACTGGAGATAGACTTCGACGTGGAGGTATTTCCTACAGTTGCAACAGAGGGCAGTGGGCTCATGGAGGGCCTTGAAGTTCTACTTGAAAAGCTCAACTGA
- the aroA gene encoding 3-phosphoshikimate 1-carboxyvinyltransferase — MYLTVERSGNLEGTVKAPPSKSYTHRAVIIAALAEGVSEIRDPLVAEDTLSSLNACRAFGVRIDEGETWTVHGSGGELETPDDVIYLGNSGTTLRLMTSVASLAENYTVLTGDESLRTRPMQPLLDALKPLGAEAISSRMNGLPPVIVRGGLRGGSTSIRGDVSSQFISSILIAAPLTEGVEVMVEGDFISRPYVDMTVDVMDRFAVPVDYSEGTFRVEPAVYRGLDYTVEGDYSSASYLAGAVAAAGGDVRIENLFSDSRQGDRIILDIISDMGAEVRMGQDNVRISSTGELSGVSVNLHDAPDLLPTVAVLGALASGYTEIVGVEHARYKETDRISTCAAELRRLGVDVTELPDGMIIEGGVSGGTVWSHGDHRLAMAFTLIGLREGIRIRDAEVFRVSFPDFPERMMQIGCRMKLS, encoded by the coding sequence ATGTATCTCACAGTTGAAAGGTCAGGGAACCTTGAAGGAACCGTTAAGGCACCCCCATCAAAGAGCTACACCCACAGGGCAGTCATAATCGCAGCACTGGCAGAGGGGGTATCAGAGATCAGGGACCCCCTCGTGGCAGAGGACACACTATCATCCCTTAACGCCTGCAGGGCCTTCGGAGTCCGAATTGATGAGGGTGAAACCTGGACCGTCCATGGAAGCGGAGGGGAACTTGAAACCCCTGATGACGTTATCTATCTTGGGAACTCTGGCACAACCCTCCGCCTCATGACCTCAGTGGCATCTCTTGCAGAAAACTACACGGTACTCACAGGGGATGAATCCCTCAGGACAAGGCCAATGCAGCCACTCCTTGATGCCCTGAAACCACTCGGTGCCGAGGCAATTTCCTCAAGGATGAATGGGCTACCACCGGTTATCGTGAGGGGAGGTTTAAGGGGTGGCAGCACATCCATCAGGGGGGATGTCAGTTCACAGTTCATATCATCCATCCTCATCGCAGCACCCCTCACAGAGGGTGTTGAAGTGATGGTGGAGGGCGACTTCATATCAAGACCCTACGTTGACATGACAGTTGATGTAATGGATAGGTTCGCTGTCCCCGTTGATTATTCTGAAGGCACCTTCAGGGTTGAACCAGCAGTTTACAGGGGATTAGACTACACGGTTGAGGGTGACTACTCATCAGCATCCTACCTTGCAGGGGCAGTGGCTGCTGCAGGCGGTGATGTCAGGATAGAGAACCTCTTCAGTGATTCGAGGCAGGGTGACCGCATCATACTGGACATAATCAGTGATATGGGGGCCGAGGTGAGGATGGGCCAGGATAATGTGAGGATATCCTCAACAGGTGAACTTTCAGGGGTCTCTGTCAACCTCCACGACGCCCCTGACCTTCTGCCAACGGTGGCTGTCCTCGGAGCCCTTGCTTCTGGCTATACTGAGATAGTTGGTGTTGAACATGCGAGGTACAAGGAAACAGACAGGATAAGCACATGTGCAGCTGAACTCAGAAGGCTTGGAGTTGATGTCACCGAACTCCCGGATGGCATGATCATAGAGGGCGGTGTTAGTGGAGGTACGGTCTGGTCCCATGGTGACCACAGACTTGCAATGGCCTTCACACTCATAGGCCTCAGGGAGGGTATAAGGATAAGGGATGCTGAGGTTTTCAGGGTATCCTTCCCGGATTTTCCAGAGAGAATGATGCAGATTGGTTGCAGAATGAAGTTATCCTAA
- the nth gene encoding endonuclease III has translation MRVFEDRDPYRVLIRTILSQRTRDENTDEATATLFERYPSIEDVAYAPLEELEALIRKAGFYHVKARRIREVSRIILEEYDGKVPDDIDELLKLPGVGRKTANCVLVYAFGRPAIPVDTHVHRISNRIGLVDTRTPEETERALMEVIPEEYWIELNDLMVQFGQDICRPLGPRHEECPIADHCDYYLRINIEEDKEKV, from the coding sequence ATGCGTGTCTTTGAGGACCGGGACCCCTACCGTGTACTTATAAGGACCATCCTGTCACAGAGGACGAGGGATGAGAACACAGATGAGGCCACAGCCACTCTATTTGAGAGGTACCCTTCCATTGAGGATGTGGCCTATGCGCCCCTCGAGGAACTAGAAGCCCTCATCAGGAAGGCAGGCTTCTATCATGTGAAGGCCCGGAGGATAAGGGAGGTTTCCAGGATAATCCTTGAGGAATATGATGGGAAGGTTCCTGATGACATCGATGAACTTCTTAAACTCCCGGGTGTGGGAAGGAAAACAGCCAACTGTGTACTGGTCTATGCCTTTGGCAGGCCAGCCATACCGGTGGATACCCATGTCCATCGGATATCCAACAGAATAGGGCTTGTGGATACCAGGACCCCCGAGGAGACCGAGAGGGCACTGATGGAGGTGATTCCAGAGGAGTACTGGATAGAGCTCAATGACCTCATGGTACAGTTCGGCCAGGACATATGCAGGCCCCTGGGCCCACGCCATGAGGAGTGCCCCATAGCAGATCACTGCGACTATTACCTCAGGATTAACATTGAAGAAGACAAGGAGAAGGTTTAA
- a CDS encoding DUF362 domain-containing protein gives MTRIAVAGCRSYDPEEVRESVDECIELLGGARRFASRGDRVLLKPNMLMAAPPERHVTTHPAVIEAVAEVFLDIGAEVSIGDSPGGSFRNIERFWRVTGILDVCRRLDIEAVNFEASGSYIMGSGYPISRPVVDSDLVVNLPKLKTHSMTIFTCAVKNMYGAVPGFRKADYHREHPRPSEFARRLLEIYLLTEPSLTLVDGVVGMEGNGPSGGDPRDLGILLASEDAIALDVYIPWLLGMDPFRVPVNEAARMEGLAPDPGELEIAGYEPERVDDFRWPSNIYYTLDLLPSALARAIMKLWWSRPAIDSERCRNCGVCVESCPVEALKAGAVIPEFDYSRCINCLCCMEVCPHAAFYQDRSLMYRFTSLFSRVLK, from the coding sequence ATGACAAGGATAGCGGTAGCAGGGTGCCGTTCCTATGACCCTGAGGAGGTAAGGGAATCGGTCGATGAGTGTATTGAACTTCTGGGTGGAGCCCGGAGGTTCGCCTCCCGGGGGGACAGGGTTCTACTCAAACCCAACATGCTCATGGCGGCACCACCAGAGAGGCACGTCACAACCCACCCCGCAGTCATCGAGGCCGTGGCAGAGGTGTTTCTGGACATTGGGGCTGAGGTATCCATAGGGGACAGTCCTGGCGGTTCATTCAGGAACATAGAGAGATTCTGGAGGGTCACTGGAATACTTGACGTGTGCAGGCGACTGGATATTGAAGCCGTGAATTTTGAGGCCTCGGGGTCCTACATCATGGGTTCAGGGTATCCTATTTCAAGGCCGGTTGTGGACAGTGACCTTGTCGTTAACCTCCCCAAGCTGAAGACCCACAGCATGACCATATTCACCTGTGCCGTTAAGAACATGTACGGTGCAGTTCCTGGATTCAGGAAGGCAGATTACCACAGGGAGCACCCCAGACCATCCGAGTTTGCCAGGAGGCTCCTTGAAATCTACCTTCTCACAGAACCATCCCTCACCCTGGTTGATGGTGTGGTCGGGATGGAGGGGAACGGTCCATCGGGGGGAGACCCCAGGGACCTTGGGATCCTTCTGGCATCAGAGGATGCAATCGCACTTGACGTATACATCCCGTGGCTACTGGGGATGGACCCCTTCAGGGTCCCGGTCAATGAGGCCGCCAGGATGGAGGGACTCGCCCCGGATCCAGGTGAACTTGAAATTGCAGGTTATGAACCTGAAAGGGTGGATGACTTCAGGTGGCCATCAAACATCTATTACACCCTTGACCTCCTACCATCTGCCCTTGCACGTGCCATCATGAAGCTCTGGTGGTCCAGGCCAGCCATAGATTCTGAGAGGTGCAGGAACTGCGGCGTCTGTGTTGAGAGCTGCCCGGTTGAGGCCCTGAAGGCAGGGGCAGTTATACCGGAATTCGATTATTCCCGCTGCATCAACTGTCTCTGCTGCATGGAGGTATGTCCCCACGCAGCATTCTATCAGGACAGGAGCCTCATGTACAGGTTCACGAGCCTCTTTTCAAGGGTCCTGAAATAG
- a CDS encoding secondary thiamine-phosphate synthase enzyme YjbQ, producing MEVYTQELPMRTSRRVELIDITSMVTGVLESSGIRNGILNVFSRHSTSAIFINENESRLLSDIESMLEGAVPVDASYGHNIIDNNADSHLRAVLLGGSQTVPVINGSMDLGTWQSIFFAEFDGPRNRRIRVSVAGKP from the coding sequence ATGGAAGTCTATACACAGGAACTCCCCATGAGGACCTCAAGAAGGGTTGAACTCATTGACATAACCTCCATGGTTACAGGTGTTCTTGAGTCCTCAGGGATAAGGAACGGGATACTGAACGTCTTCTCAAGGCATTCAACATCAGCGATATTCATAAATGAAAATGAAAGCAGACTCCTCAGCGACATTGAATCCATGCTTGAGGGTGCAGTGCCGGTGGATGCATCCTATGGACACAACATCATCGACAACAATGCAGACTCCCATCTGAGGGCCGTCCTCCTCGGGGGAAGTCAGACAGTTCCGGTCATCAATGGATCAATGGACCTTGGGACCTGGCAGAGCATATTCTTCGCAGAATTCGACGGACCCAGAAACAGGAGGATAAGGGTTTCAGTGGCTGGGAAACCCTGA